In Falco cherrug isolate bFalChe1 chromosome 19, bFalChe1.pri, whole genome shotgun sequence, the genomic stretch CTCTGTGTGACTTACATTGTACATTGTCCTGCTGAGTAAGTTTGCCCCATGCATGGCTGCTTGTGAAGTTACTCCAGTTGTATTTTTTGCAACATCAATTTCTGAGTCCTTTTTTGCTGATTCATCAACTGAAATGGAGGGGCGGAAGGTGGGAATGGCAGGGAGGAGTGGGGAAGCCAGAGGTTTCCAGAAGTTTTCAAGCCAGTCTCTTGTTTCCCAAGGGTAGGAAAGGCCCTGCTCTTACAGTGACAGGATCAGCATCCAGATAAGGTGGGGTTGTCCCTAATCCCTGATTATAAAGGCTGGATTACTTAATGGTGGCAATGAAGCATCTCGGGCTTCCATTTCAACTAGAGTATGCTGCAGAGGGCACTGGGAACATGTTTGAGCAGCATTTTCTTATTAAGTAGTTTTCCTGTGGATTAAAGGGCTGGAAGGATGGAGTTAGCCTGACAAGTTGCTTCGCGCATacccctgctgcaggagggggctgAAGGTTTGAGAATAAAGAATGCCCACTGCCGTCTTGTTTGATAGCCAAAGCTCTAGAGATGAAGCATCTCCAGATGTGTATGAACAGGACAGCAGGATCTAAGCAAGTGTAGGAACAGCTTTGCCCCTCTCCTCAGTCCATCACGTGGCTCAGGCTGTCCTTGGAGGGACACAGTCATGGAAAATTGCGTGTCCTTAGTGCAGTTACGGGGACTGTGTCCTGGCATCTGCATGTGGCAGTGGTGTTCAAGGCAGGGGTTATTATTTTCAGATCAGCCATGGGGCTGTAGTAAAACTCACCCAGCAAGTGGCCAAAAAACCATTGCTGATGCGATTGCAGCTTCAGGAGCTGAgttgcagccagggctgcactAGGAGCTTCTCTGACTGTTGTGCCCAGTCCCTAAAGAGCTTGGTTAACCTGCTGTCTTTGTTTTGTGGTTCCTGTagtggggggaaggaggatATGTGGGCTTCGGGACCACTTTGAGCTCTGAATGGAGATAGACAAGCTCTATCTCCATAGACAAGAGGAGGCTGGGGTTCCCTCGGTGGTGCTGGAGGTGATGTCTGTGTGAACTCCAGAGACTTGGTGCCCTCAAAGGCCTGACGTTCAGAGCTGTACGGCTGCCTGTTTCACTCGCTTGGAAGTCCTGTATTAATGCTGCTGAAGCACAGATCTGATTGCAGAGAGCTCTCTACTGGTGGAGGCACTTGGAAACAGTCCGTAGTAAGGCTGATGGAGAGAAGGGCATGGCTGAAGTTGCTAGGGCAGTGCTCTCTGAGAGCCAGGGTGTGGTAGCATGCCTAGAGTTTGGAGAGCATTTGTAGGAAAAGCAGCGCCATTATGCTGCTGGGTTAGCAGTAGTCAGCTTGATAGGGGGGTCTGAGTTCTCAGGGAACCCAGGTTTGCAGCTGAGTCAGAACAGAAGCCGTGACATGCCCCTTCTCCACACAAACACTGCCCCTTCCTCTCTGAACATCCCCAGGAGCAGCCTTCAGAGTTTAGGTTGGAGGGAGCCCAAGAGCTTGACAGTGGTGCTTGTTAGGGCAACTGTAATTTGGCATTTGAGGCTGCACAGTCCAATTCCTTCACCTCTTTAGGGATATAACCATCGTACCGGTTTTCCAAGAGATGTATTTTCTTCGGCTCTCGCATGCTTCCAGCAGCCCAGGTTATCACCTCAGAAGTTCCTTCCAAGCCTGTCTTTTCCCCTCCACAACTGTGTGGAGGTGCTGCCAGGCTCAGCCTGTGGCGCTACATGAGCATCCATCCCTTCCAGTATTGCCTTCCTCACCATTCTTCCCCAGTGAAGGCCCAGGAACCCGTTACTGCACTTACGGTCCTTAGCTGGCCTGATAAACCAGGCTCACTGCTCAGGACGTTTTACTGATACTCAGTAAAGTCCTGCTGTGGCCAGACCTGGCCTGAGGCGGAGGGAGGGTGGTCAGTGGGAGCACGGCTCTGAGCGCAGCAATATCCCAGCATGTAGCTGTTCCAGCTGGGCAGAAAGCCTTACCAGGGCTGGTATGGAGCTGGTATGGAGTGGTCTCGCAAGATCTCAGTCAGCCTTGTCTCAAGGCCTCTGTTAAAAGCTTCCTGTTGTGAGGCAAGGGTTTTAGCAAGGGGTCATGCTCTGACCCTGCTGGCATCTCTTGCAGACTGGGATCTGGCTAGGGAAAAGGGCCAGGAGCCAGCGCTCAGCGCATGCCAAGGAAGATCAGCAGTGTCTGAGCCTCCACGGTGcatgcccagggaagctgtggccCAGGGAGGGTGCTGAGTGCTGACGTGCTGGGCTTGCCTCCCCGGCGAGGCAGGTCCTGCCGCTGCCCCTTCCCACTGGAGGTGGCTCTAACTCCTCTGGTCTCTGCAGGGGCAACCGGGACAGTTTGAACCGGGCCTCAGGCAGCcgccagagcagcacagagagcGAGATAAAGTCGCTGGAGCCTCGGCCGTGGAGCAGCACAGATTCAGATGGCTCCATCCGCAACCTGCGACCACCTGTTACCAAAGCCAGCAGCTTCAGTGGCATCTCCATCCTGACACGGGGGGACAGCATCGGGAGTAGCaaaggcagcactgccagcagacCGTCCCGCGCAGGTACTGTACTGTTTCCCCTGCACACCTTCTGCCAAAGGACACCTAGCAGCTGTAGCCTTCGCGCTGGGGAACTGGGGCTCATGGTGCTCTGGTCAGTGATTCTGGTTAACATGGGACACGGTTGGCATCATCTGAATGTGTTTGGTACCTCGGCAGGGATACGCCAGTTGGTTCATCGTCTGCTTTTTCAATAGTCACTGtcatgttttccttccctttagTAGTCACCCAAGTTAAAGGATGTAGTTTAGTCCCATACCCTGGAATTCAAGCTAccagttttctgttgttttctttcccctgctgtACTCCAGGTTATGTTGCTGTTCCTTTCTGCTCCCCAGAATCACTCACAGCCTAAGGAGACTTAGTCAGGGTGAACCATTTGGcacttttccttgctttccGATAAAGGAGGTCCAGGGAAGGGTGTCACCAATTAGTCTGTCTCATCAGACACAGTCTACCTCCTCAGACAAAGACCACATTAATTGGTATCTGCCTACGATGTTCTCTCAAAATGATTCACTATACTCCTGAGAGCAAACATAACAGGGAGCAGGGCCTGCAGCTCCTCAAGAGCTGTTGAATACAGCTCAAGGTTTCCGGAGCACCAAAGGGAATAAGGATCACAAGTCTCTTTGCCCGCTTGAGGCGAGTTCTTCCTTTTCCATCGAGGCTATACAAAGGGTAGCCCAGGCATGGAGAGTGTTCTTGTGGGGCATCACTGGTAATCTGTTACTGACAACAGCTTCCCGAGGGGATGTGTGCTGCACTTGGCAGGGCACCGGCCCTCCTACCAGTGGGGAGCAGAGTCCTTTGTTTTCAACCGACTGCTTGTGAAAGGCATTTGTGAAAGAGGCAGCACAGGTCTTTGCTCTCATTTTAATGGTCCGGTGATAACTGAGGAGCCATATGGTAGCTGGTTGCAATTGCTGTGCGGTATCAAATGAGCAAAATCCAGTGTTGTCTCCCTGTCTTGCTTCCTCCGTTCTCGCTGGAAGGCAGCAGGTCCCCAAATGCTTGAGAGCTGTCGTTTCActgcgggggcaggggggggggaggcaggttAGTGCTTGTGGGCGATTAGACTGCTGCACAAGAATCCTTTCAAATAAAAGGGATGGCCCTAAaaaggcagccaggctgctgttctAGCACCCAGGCTAACTTTGAAAACCACACATTCATCTTGCAGTTTGAAGGTGCCTACATCATCTCTTGGGACCCTATTTCCATTGTGCTCAGGGCTACACTTACTCTGATTATTGCAACCACCTCCGGGACTGATTCATCAGCTGATGGGAGCACTTATTTGAAGATCTGTCCCAGCCAtgtgcaaagcagagcaagagaagatctgctgcttttttttttttttttttttttttttttttttcctctttctgtatttttcctccaGGTCTCCCTTGGGAACAGAAACCTATTGCTCTCCAGGCTTTATATAATGGCAAACGATTAGAAATGTCAGTGGGGGGTGGGATGAGCAAAGGAATTTtcacttggggggggggggggcacccaaAACACCACCCTCCATATCCTCATATTTATTCTGTGGGGGAGGAAGTGCTTAGGACTCTGGGGCTCTTTTCCCATCTCGGCATTCACCCCCTGGGCAGCtgtcagcaaaatatttccttccttgCACCATGTCTTAGCAGAATGCCTGAAGATTAGCTGTTGAAATACAGTAGATCAGAGTCAGAATTAGTTAAATAGCAGCTACTGGGCATCAAGAAATAGTTTCACAACTGGAAGCAAGACAGAAATACTGAGgagagcccttcccagctgggTGTCCTGCAGCATACATTGTACTCCTTCCTAATGGTTTTTCCTACCATGGGAAGGAATTCCTTTCAACCTGCCACCCAATAGCCCTTTGCTCAAAAGATGTGTGTGTGCTGGGTCTATGTAGCCATGAAAAGGGATTCCCTCACTCCCTTCTCCATTCTGGACAAGCACTCAAAGCAATCACGGTGGTGTATCGGTGTCCGAGCAGGGGCCATGCCTAGCTGCAGAACTGAGCAGTGACTGGGAACAGCTCTCCAGCTTCTTTCTGCAGACTGGTTTATGGTACTGAGCTGACATGAGTGTATCTGGCAGCTTCCTCTTTCTGTAGTCTCTGCCTCATGCTGGGGTGGAGAGCCCTCCACCAGGCAGGTGCTGCTGTTGATGGCCAGATTCCTTTTCCCAGCAGAAGGCCCATGGCATTTATAGAAGGCCCTGACTTTGTGTCTGGTGCTTTCCCGACAAGACGGAGGGATCATCCCTCCAAAGAATCAACTGCAACACAGATAAGTTTTACTCCCCTGTGCCCGTCCTGCCAGCACCTGCACCAAGCGTGCCCTGTCCCATGGGCAGAGGCCGGCCACGCTCATCGTATGAGCCTGGCACTGGCCCTTTACTGTCCTGCAGTTCTGAGTAGCATTGAAGGTTTACAAGAAGAGCAGCGATCTGAGAGCTGTACGTGGGGACCGCCGTGTAGGCTGTCCGCTTGGAGTGAGAGTGCTAGGCTGGGGTCAGGGAAGAGAGCATGCTCTTGGGAATAACAGCTGTGCACTTCATGGCCGTAGTCTGGGACAGGAATTGTACCCTGGTCTTCCCTGTGtggggcagggtgtgtgtgggtcAGGAGGAGAAGATGCTGTGAGCAGCTGCGGGGGATCGGTGTGTGTACTTGGACACAGAGAGGAGAGAGGTGCAATCACCTGGAGTCCTGAGGGTGTCAACACCTTGGTTTGCTGTGAAGCAGAGACAAACTAGTGGCTTAGCCTGCAGCCTGCTCGCCCTGTCCCCTGTGGAAGCTTCCCGTGTGGACAGCAGAGAACGCAGTCTGGCTGCAGTACAGGAGATAGTGACAGGATCTACCCCCCGCCCTCCCCATCTATGAATCGGTGTTTTTCTCTCCCAGGTACCAACCCTGCCGTGCCTTTCTCTGTTCAAGGTTTGGTACTAGGTGCCCCTGAAGCATGCAGCCAGTCCCCTTCTTCACAGCCCAGCCGTGGCCTCTTAccctgcacagcccagcagcctcaACCACAGCCACCCCAAcagccaccaccacagccccaaggacttccacctgcagcccagcagcagccagccatgAGTAACCACATGATATCCCAGGTGAGTTGCTGCACGCTATCCAGGGCTCGGTACGTTCCTTGGGCATGCGGTGGGAGGTAGAAGCAGAGCCAGCATACACCCAGGGTGCCCTGGACTCACACTTGCCCAGTGGGCTTTGGGTGTCCTCGCACTTGCTGCCTGTCATGGATTGATAGTCGCTCCATGCTATTGAGAGCAGGAGGAGGTTGGAGCCTTGCTGTGCCTAATCATGATGCTCTGTGACATCTCAACTTGTCAGCCTCTGCTGTATCCACTCGGGCCAGCAGCCCTCCTGGCCAGGGCTCTGTAGCCCTTTGCTGAGTGGCAGGGTTATGTTCTGGAACCAGTTGCCCTCCTGGTGAGGGACCGTCACAACCAGTAGTTGAGTTTGAGCTCCCCAGTGCTGAAATGCTGTGGCTGGCCACCTGATGTCCTGGAGAGAGGCAGACCTGGAGCTGTGCCTGGGTGTATTCTCCAGACCTTCCTCGGGCCAGTCcacagcctgcagggctgtttctgaGGACAGAGCCCTCCGAAAAGCACTCGTGGCTCTCCTTCCTACGTACATTTTTGTGCTCCTGAGGCTGTCACAGCCCAAGAGCTGCCCCTGTATCACCGCAGGACTGGGGAAGGGGTGCGAGCCAGCCCTGGTGAGTGCATTTGGAGAGCATATCTGCCTCACATTCAGCAGGTGCAGAGCTGGGTAGTGTGCATGGGAAGTGTCTGCAGAAGCCTCCCATCCTGTCCTGTTCAGAGCAACATGTCAGTGCTGGACCTCCACCTGCCTATGAGTTTTGTAGGGATCCTTTCTGGTCCATCATCTCCTACTTAGGATGTCTCCTACAGCAAAGAACTGCAGGTTATGCTAGAGGTTTTCAAGGTGCAACTAGACAGCGAGGGTGCTAGATAACCTTATCTAGGCTGCCTTTCCCATGAAAGATTGGACCAGGTGATCTtgtgaggtcccttccaacctggactgttctatgattctaaatgttttcagtgagctgggatgggaggAGGAAACAAGCCTTCTCAAACAGCTTTTACTGCAGATAATACGGAACAGCTCCTTGCTGTGTGTTGCCGTCTGTATGAAGAATGGGGGGGGAGTTTGTAAGTTCTTGGGCCCTGGACTGGCTTCTGTAGATCCATTTGCAGAAGATCCTGAGACTCAAGGGAAACAGTTCTACAGACGAGGTGTCTCCCTAAGGTAGCCGGGGTCCAGCACTAAGGCTAGCAGGAGCATCTGTCCGGAGCTGTAGCAAGTGTGGGGACAGAACGCAGTGCCCTGGGCGGGAGGTTTGAACGCACAGCAGGCTTCTGGAGCTTGTGTGGGACCACTGTGTCTtgctggggttttattttccatcttatACTCTTTGTCTGTTCTAATGGTTTAGGTCCTGGAAAAACTTTTTTCACGTGTCCTGACTATTGGTGAAAGGTCTGAAAATGCACTGTCCCCCCTGTGAGTGCACCTTCTGTTTCACCAAAGGTCAAATCAAATGATCAAAAAACCAGTCCGGTGCTGACCGTTACAGGTTTGGTGCCCAAAGCACAGTACATGGTGCTTGAGTTAGGAGTCGGCAGGTCCTCCCAGTGACAAAGTGAGAGGGGCCCCTACAGAAGGCAAGAGTGAAGAAAAGGACATGATCTGTGGGGAAGGCCAAGAAGGACTGCGGAGAGAGCTGGGAGTCGGTGCTAGACACGAGCGGGCAGTGGAGTGGGAGAGACTCGAAGGTTGTGCTGGGGGGCAAGtggctctcctgctgctgttggccGTAGCTGGCCTTTGTGAACTTGTGTCACTGTTCGTGCCAGGCAAGAGCTGCTTTGGGGACATGGTCGGCCTTCCCAGCTTCCACAAAGCAACTGGCCGGGCTGTATGTCTTCACAGAGAGATGAATGCTCCCCCCTTCTGGTCTCCGTGCTTTCCAACCCTCTGCAATGCCCccctctgtgtgtttgcagttGGCTCAGTTGACTAACCTTGttgttccttctttctctccttcctcctatcttccttccccctccccctgcccttttCCCACCCAAATCTCTCTCCACTCCCTTCTCTGCTGGTCTTAGCCGGTCCCAGCGCTGCAGCCTGCTCAGTATTCTCCAAGCTCCTGCCCCCAAGTCCTCTTGCCAGTCTCTCCACCCCAGCAGTACAACTTGGTATAAACCCCATTTCCTCTTCTGCACTGTCTCTGTTGTACTcatgtgctgtgttttgtgttgtATGAGCTTTTGCTAATCAGGTATGTCGCAGACACTGCACCCCAGTGGGTTGGGGATTCATGGAGgctctgtgctgcagtgggGTCAAGGCAGTGGGATGCCTGAGGCTGTGGGACCCgccagggctgggcactgctggagTGACTGGTCTTGGGTAGAGCCTGGGAAAGCAAGCGGCGAGCCCAGAGCTCCCCTAGAAAGCAACGCTTGTGCCCAGCACTGGGGTCCAGGGGCCACAGCTGCCCTGTGGTCTCAGTCAGCCCCTGTGTTGTCTCTGCCGGGTCTTTTGGGAACGGCGCGCCCCATGGGACGTGGcctctgggctggggctgcctctgcctgtgtgGGGCCCCACGTGTCACGAGAGTCTGCTGAGCATtcagccccccccagcagctcgcatgcccctgcccctgtcctgCAGAACGCTCTTCGTCTGTGGCTTTTTTCTGGGGACCCTTCTTGGGCGAGCTCCTCCACAGAGTAGGGAGAAGGGGTCTGCAGTCTACTCAGCAGAGCTATGTCCTACATGCTGTCCTCCTCCATCCTTCCCACTTATCCCCGATGCAGGCCGAGGAACTCAGTAGCCCCTTTGGGCAGATCAGCCTCAGCCGGCAGGGCTCTACGGAAGCACCGGATCCTTCCTCTGCTATGTTCCAGTCATCCCTCATCTCCCAGCATCCTCAGCAGACGGGATTCATCATGGCAACCCCTGGGcagcccatccccacctccAACTACTCCGCCTCAGGGCACACAGCCCCCAcacagcaggtgctgcagccccagggctaCATTCAGCCTCCCCAGCAAGTAAGGACATGCGCAAGCCTGGAGGGGATGTGCGCCTCAGCACAAAGCCgttggccaggggctgctggggagcagtcCAGAGAGCAGTTCCTTGGGAGTGGGtcccctctctttttctgctgctcatTTGTGATGAATCAATACACAGGGGTCCAAGCTCTGGCTGGGCACAGGCCCTTGCTAGGTAGGCACAGGATGATCTCTGTCCCTTTGTCCCTCTGAGCTCACAAGGCGCTTACCCGGGGACCCCTCTGGCCGTTCCTGACTCATAGTGTTGGGGGAGGGACAGTGACCAGATTCAGGGCTGACACCTCTAAGCTCTCTTTGGGGTCCTGCAGGGCATTATGACCTCTAGGATTGTTCCCCTGAGCTGTGATGAGAATAATGCGTACTGTGCTCTTGCACTACTGTGCTGGGAAAGGCTTGGATGTGGAGGCTGGGAGGAGCGGGAAGGGGCTGCGATTCCCTGACCAGCTATCATCTGGCCAGAGCCAAAGCCCTGGTTggtttccttctgcagaagccAGGCCAGGTGAGAGAGAAAACTGGTCCTGGGGGACCAGCTTTCTTGGTCCCACTCCCTCCTGTGTTCTCATCACCATGTTTTCTTGATTCTGATAGATTCAGGTTTCTTACTACCCTCCTGGGCAGTACCCGAACTCCAGCCAGCAATACCGATCTCTCAGTCACCCAGtggcctacagctcccagcgcactcagcagctcccccagcagtCCCAGCAGCCTGGTAAGGGGGTGTagaaggggggagggggcatgTTTCCCTTTCCTGCCACTCTCCTTGGCTCTGAAGGATCTCCCATGCACCGTGTGGGGGGCCAGGCTGCTCTTCCCTGTCTCCCACTCTTTGATGGGCTTGCTGACTGTAGAGTGTCTCTTGACTGTGCAAAGGAAACTTGAAACTTGGCCTGGCTGCAAAGGTTGTTCTaggcttttccctccctctcagCGTGTAGCATGCACCGAGGTGCTGCAAGGTGGATTTAAAGCCAGGAGTTTCCTTCGCATCTTTTTACATCTGCTGTGAGGGAAGCCCGTTTCCCACCCTTTAGCAAGAGATGGGGGCAAAGCAGGATTTGAGCCCTCATATGCCAAGTCTCAGGCTGTCTTCTGTGGCCAGCTGGGAAGCCACTCCATTTAAACCCTGTTCTGACAGGTTTACAGCCAATGATGTCCAACCAGCAGCAAACATACCAAGGTGTAATGGGAGtacagcaggcacagcccccCGGGCTCCTCAACAGCCAGAGGAACAGCATGGGGGGCCAGATGCAGAGTATGATGGGAGTGCAGCAGGCGCAGCCCCCTGGTCTtctcagcagccagaggagcagTATGGGGAGCCAGATGCAAGGCCTGATGGTCCAGTACACTCCACTGCCTTCGTACCAGGTAGGCATCAGTTGTTCTCTGAAgaagggctgctggggagggggcctCAGCTGCAGAAACCTCGCAGGAGGTGCCCTGTTCCTGTGCCTGAGTGATGGAGCCGGAGGTGGAGACTTGCTCACTTTTTGAAGATAGTGCATGCTTGCCAGCGTGGGGAGCGCACGTCCACGTTTGATTCTGTGTGGGACATGTCTTGAGAAGGAGGACTGAGTGCGGCTGGTCCCTTTGCTATTGTGTTCACAGAGAAGCTGGGAGAGGCAGCCCTTGTCTGGGCAGGGTTGCTCTGGGCTGCAGTAGACAATTGTCTGGCATCTCTTCTACCTTGTACGGACCTTGCTGGTGTCTCCTTGGGGCCAgttctccctgctcctgctgtatCTTACCTGTCATTCCATagggctgctgctttcctccctgcACAGGTTCCGGTGGCCAACGAGTCCCAGAGTGTGGTCCAGCAACCCTTCCAGCAGCCAGTGCTTGTGCCAGCTAGCCAGTCTGTCCAGGGGGGGCTTCAGGCTGGAGGTGTACCCATCTACTACAGCGTCATCCCAACTGCCCAGCAGAACGGCACCAGGTAAAGCTTCTGTATCTTTGGcctgccctggggagaagggagtCCTGCTGCCCTACTGACAGGGCATAGCATCCTATTCCTGCTGCTAGAGGAGGTGGCCGAGCACCGCAGATGCTGGTCATCTCTTGAGTTTGCTCAGTCCTAGCTCCCGTAGTCAGTGCTTCCTGGACACAGCTGTCCTGCAGCACGCAGTGCTTCCTCTGCCCCTCCAGAGGCAGCTGTGTTTCCAGCCATCTCaagtactgagggagctggtgatTGCTTGCACAGATGGGCAGGCtgttcctccccatccccagcacctcACCAGAGCACTCTCTGCTTCACAGCCCTTCGGTGGGGTTCCTTCAGCCTCCTGGCTCTGAACAGTATCAGATGCCACAGTCCCCAtcaccctgcagcccaccacagatgcAGCAGCAGTATTCAGGTAAGAGGGGCCACCGGTCAGGGTTGGCACTGATTCTGCACAGATGGGATCAGGTTTTGTAGGGACTGCAGTGAACAGAACTGCCAATTCAGAGCCAAGgctggcagctcctgtgcaGTGGGTTTCCTTAGTCTTACCCATCCCACAGCTTACTGGGAATTACCAGGACATGGCACAGCGACTTCGCTCCATGCTGATGCTGGCCTGTGCCTGGCATCTCCTGGCCAAGGTGGGCAGGCAGTGttaggagcagggagagggagctGCCTTGGGCTGCAGACTCCCTCTGCCGGCTTGGTGTCACCAGGGCTGCTCGTGGGACCAGGGAACCTGTGGATGAGAGGAGCGTCAGGATTCCTGcatcctgtcccagctgcagggaagtgAGCTGGGGCCTGGTGAATTGGTGCAAGAGCTGGAGCCAGGGTACTCGAGCTCTGCGCCCAGCTCTGTGATTAGACCCTTGGCCCGAAGTTTTGCTGTGATGCTCAGAGAGGTCACCCGAGTTGCCTTCAGCTTGTTCCCTCTGCTCACATTTCTCCTGGATTAAAAGTCATCACTCTCTGATACGAGCTGTGATTGTTATCAGAGAGGGATCCCAGCCAGGTCTTGGTGGGACCTTTTTTCAGCCCAGATGGGCAGGCAGGAGTGGCAGAGGAGAGAGTACAGAAGGGGTGTCGTAGGGAAGAGTGCAGAGTTGCACACAGCCTGGCCAATATTGCTGCTGTCATCTCTCCCCAGGGGTGTCTCCATCAGGCCCTGGCGTGGTTGTGATGCAGCTGAATGTACCCAATGGCCCCCAGGCCCCCCAGAACCCCTCCGTGGTGCAGTGGAGCCACTGTAAGTACTACAGCCTGGACCAGCGGGGGCAGAAGCCAGGAGACCTGTACAACCCCGACACCAGTGCTCAGGTATTGAGAGGACTGGGAAGGTGGCAGCTCATCTTTTGGGAGCAGCCAGACAGGAGAGAGAGGACACCAGCGTCCGAGCTGTCTGAATGGGCTGGGAGATGGGGTGGGTCACCCATGGTGGTGAGTCAGGTGTGGGACCAGTCACAAGCACTGGGGCTGTCTAACACTCTCCCTCCCCCAGGCCAGCACCCAGCTGAACAGCCCCATCACATCCCCCACCCAGTCCCCAACGCCGTCTCCCGTCACCAACCTCAACAGTGTCTGCACGGGGCTGAGCCCTCTCCCTGTCCTCACGCAGTTCCCCCGGCCCATGGGCCCAGCGCAAGGTAAGGGAAGGGAGCGGGCACAGCACGGGGCTGGGTCTTCCCGGCCGTTTCTCCAGACCCCTACAAACACTTGCTTCTTTCTTACAGGTGATGGGCGCTACTCGTTGCTGGGCCAGCCGCTGCAGTATAATCTGTCTATCTGTCCCCCACCACTGCTCCACAACCAGCCCAACTACAATGCACACCAGGTAAAATGGGCCCAAACCCCTCTCTGCCCACCCTTTCACTGTCCTCAGAGCAGAGCAAgacccacccccctgcccctggaAGAAGCGGGTCTCACACACTGCCCTGCGGATGCCCCTCGGTTGGgcagcaggctgcctgcccCCGCTCTTGCCATCCCCgcagcagagctgccatggTAAATGGATTTCCCTGGAGCCTGGCACTGGGCTCAGATTTCATCCTGCTCCCAGCTTTACCCAGAAGCAGTGTCAGCCCCGAGTCCTTTGAGTGTCCTGGAACCGTGGCTGTGCCTTGATCTCATCTAAGTCACCCAAGCATGGTGTCACCTCAAAGGTGCCAGTGTGTGCAAGGTTCATCCGGGTGTCCTCATTCCCCTTTGCAGCCATGGCCCAGTCATGTTTGGTCTTGGCCCCTGCTCCCAGGATGCTCTGTGGGCATGGTGAGGCCGCAGGGTCTCCTCAGGTGACACACAACCATTTCTATTCTTTAAGGGGCAGACTGGAATGAAACATGGAAACCGGAGCAAGAGACAGGCCCTCAAGTCTGCATCCACTGACCTTGGGACAAGTGATGTAGGCAAGTGACCCTCCTCAAGCAGTTCCCCCTTTGCCCTCTGACTAGTCCCCACTGCCCGGGGGCAGCTGGCATTGGCAGAGACTCCAGGTGCCAtctctgcccacagcagcatcccacagAACCCATTGCTGGGGGTGGCTGTGGAGAGCAGTTCctgcctgccactgcctcccacacacacacagcccccccgcagcccaCGAGGCctggctggggccgggggggggggaggcatgCAGCAGAG encodes the following:
- the R3HDM2 gene encoding R3H domain-containing protein 2 isoform X10; amino-acid sequence: MSFSFLLQEAGSQHNRHQLKNYRISCRARGVIGCPLLRCRALKMSNSNTAQESLEIMKESEKKVVEESVNKTKYVSRSPSKEEVEKDGGEDVSVRQESQRRTSSHGHARKRAKSNSKLKLVRSLAVCEESSSPFVDGLLETQDIIQLHISCPSDKEEEKSTKDGAEKEEKDKNKEKAPRKMLSRDSSQEYTDSTGIDLHEFLVNTLKKNPRDRMMLLKLEQEILEFITDNNNQFKKFPQMTSYHRMLLHRVAAYFGMDHNVDQTGKAVIINKTSNTRIPEQRFSEHIKDEKNAEFPQRFILKRDDTSMDRDDNQMRLPLQDGRRSKSIEEREEEYQRVRERIFARETGQNGYLTDSRGNRDSLNRASGSRQSSTESEIKSLEPRPWSSTDSDGSIRNLRPPVTKASSFSGISILTRGDSIGSSKGSTASRPSRAGTNPAVPFSVQGLVLGAPEACSQSPSSQPSRGLLPCTAQQPQPQPPQQPPPQPQGLPPAAQQQPAMSNHMISQIQVSYYPPGQYPNSSQQYRSLSHPVAYSSQRTQQLPQQSQQPGLQPMMSNQQQTYQGVMGVQQAQPPGLLNSQRNSMGGQMQSMMGVQQAQPPGLLSSQRSSMGSQMQGLMVQYTPLPSYQVPVANESQSVVQQPFQQPVLVPASQSVQGGLQAGGVPIYYSVIPTAQQNGTSPSVGFLQPPGSEQYQMPQSPSPCSPPQMQQQYSGVSPSGPGVVVMQLNVPNGPQAPQNPSVVQWSHCKYYSLDQRGQKPGDLYNPDTSAQASTQLNSPITSPTQSPTPSPVTNLNSVCTGLSPLPVLTQFPRPMGPAQGDGRYSLLGQPLQYNLSICPPPLLHNQPNYNAHQGQTGMKHGNRSKRQALKSASTDLGTSDVVLGRVLEVTDLPEGITRTEADKLFTQLAMAGAKIQWLKETQGRRGDGGGGDNNGTPENGRHSDLAALYTIVAVFPSPLAAQNASLRLNNSLSRFKLRVAKKNYDLRVLERASSQ
- the R3HDM2 gene encoding R3H domain-containing protein 2 isoform X3, whose translation is MSFSFLLQEAGSQHNRHQLKNYRISCRARGVIGCPLLRCRALKMSNSNTAQESLEIMKESEKKVVEESVNKTKYVSRSPSKEEVEKDGGEDVSVRQESQRRTSSHGHARKRAKSNSKLKLVRSLAVCEESSSPFVDGLLETQDIIQLHISCPSDKEEEKSTKDGAEKEEKDKNKEKAPRKMLSRDSSQEYTDSTGIDLHEFLVNTLKKNPRDRMMLLKLEQEILEFITDNNNQFKKFPQMTSYHRMLLHRVAAYFGMDHNVDQTGKAVIINKTSNTRIPEQRFSEHIKDEKNAEFPQRFILKRDDTSMDRDDNQMRLPLQDGRRSKSIEEREEEYQRVRERIFARETGQNGYLTDSRGNRDSLNRASGSRQSSTESEIKSLEPRPWSSTDSDGSIRNLRPPVTKASSFSGISILTRGDSIGSSKGSTASRPSRAGLVLGAPEACSQSPSSQPSRGLLPCTAQQPQPQPPQQPPPQPQGLPPAAQQQPAMSNHMISQPVPALQPAQYSPSSCPQVLLPVSPPQQYNLAEELSSPFGQISLSRQGSTEAPDPSSAMFQSSLISQHPQQTGFIMATPGQPIPTSNYSASGHTAPTQQVLQPQGYIQPPQQIQVSYYPPGQYPNSSQQYRSLSHPVAYSSQRTQQLPQQSQQPGLQPMMSNQQQTYQGVMGVQQAQPPGLLNSQRNSMGGQMQSMMGVQQAQPPGLLSSQRSSMGSQMQGLMVQYTPLPSYQVPVANESQSVVQQPFQQPVLVPASQSVQGGLQAGGVPIYYSVIPTAQQNGTSPSVGFLQPPGSEQYQMPQSPSPCSPPQMQQQYSGVSPSGPGVVVMQLNVPNGPQAPQNPSVVQWSHCKYYSLDQRGQKPGDLYNPDTSAQASTQLNSPITSPTQSPTPSPVTNLNSVCTGLSPLPVLTQFPRPMGPAQGDGRYSLLGQPLQYNLSICPPPLLHNQPNYNAHQGQTGMKHGNRSKRQALKSASTDLGTSDVVLGRVLEVTDLPEGITRTEADKLFTQLAMAGAKIQWLKETQGRRGDGGGGDNNGTPENGRHSDLAALYTIVAVFPSPLAAQNASLRLNNSLSRFKLRVAKKNYDLRVLERASSQ